A portion of the Trachemys scripta elegans isolate TJP31775 chromosome 11, CAS_Tse_1.0, whole genome shotgun sequence genome contains these proteins:
- the ACKR3 gene encoding atypical chemokine receptor 3, whose amino-acid sequence MSAIDLTSILDLLDVGNFSDSNWTCNNGDCIIVDTLSCPSTLNKSVLLYSLSIFYIFIFVIGLVANSVVVWVNLQAKATGYETHLYIFNLAIADLCVVITLPVWVVSLVQHNQWHMGEITCKITHLIFSINLFGSIFFLACMSVDRYLSVAYFTNSSNCKKKIIRRFICIFVWLLAFCVSLPDTYYLKTVSSNNETYCRPLYPEESFKEWLVGMELISVVLGFAIPFPIIALFYFLLARTISSSSDQERKSNGKIIFSYVVVFLVCWLPYHVVVLLDIFSVLHFIPFSCQMENFLYAALHVTQCFSLIHCCVNPILYSFINRNYRYELMKAFIFKYSAKTGLTKLIDASRVSEAEYSALEQNAK is encoded by the coding sequence ATGAGTGCAATTGACTTGACTTCCATCCTCGATCTTCTGGATGTGGGAAATTTCTCTGATAGCAACTGGACGTGCAACAATGGAGACTGCATCATTGTGGACACACTCTCATGCCCTAGCACACTTAATAAAAGTGTCTTACTGTACAGCCTCTCTATCTTCTACATCTTTATCTTTGTGATAGGGCTGGTGGCCAACTCGGTGGTTGTCTGGGTCAATCTCCAGGCCAAAGCGACTGGTTATGAAACCCACCTCTACATCTTCAATCTAGCCATCGCTGACCTGTGCGTTGTCATCACCCTTCCAGTCTGGGTGGTCTCCCTTGTCCAGCATAACCAATGGCACATGGGAGAAATCACATGCAAGATCACTCACCTTATATTTTCCATCAACTTGTTTGGGAGCATCTTCTTCCTGGCATGTATGAGTGTGGACCGCTACCTCTCAGTTGCCTACTTCACCAATTCCAGTAACTGCAAGAAGAAGATCATCCGACGCTTCATCTGCATCTTTGTGTGGCTTCTTGCCTTCTGTGTATCTCTCCCAGACACCTATTACCTGAAGACCGTCTCTTCAAACAATGAAACTTACTGCCGCCCTCTCTATCCAGAGGAGAGCTTCAAAGAGTGGCTAGTTGGCATGGAGCTCATCTCTGTTGTGTTGGGCTTTGCCATTCCTTTTCCCATCATTGcccttttttattttctccttgcAAGGACCATCTCTTCCTCCAGTGACCAAGAAAGGAAGAGCAATGGGAAAATCATTTTCTCTTATGTTGTTGTGTTTCTTGTCTGCTGGCTGCCCTACCACGTGGTCGTCCTGCTCGACATCTTCTCGGTCCTTCATTTTATACCCTTCAGTTGTCAAATGGAGAACTTTCTGTATGCGGCTCTTCACGTCACCCAGTGTTTCTCCCTCATCCATTGCTGCGTCAACCCCATACTCTACAGCTTCATCAACCGAAATTACAGATACGAGCTCATGAAAGCCTTTATTTTCAAGTACTCGGCCAAAACAGGCCTCACCAAACTTATTGATGCTTCCAGAGTATCCGAAGCTGAGTACTCTGCTCTGGAGCAAAATGCCAAATGA